A window from Desulfallas thermosapovorans DSM 6562 encodes these proteins:
- a CDS encoding GNAT family N-acetyltransferase — translation MFQQVIHETPKGTIYIEGPCPGSYLADLTMNSKLTNFRPPEKQKKALIAITGMPHGMIYIARHEKEIVGYITFHRPDESSRWIKHPRVLELGGIEISSDWRRCKIAENILKAGFSNPVMEDYIVITMEMCWHWDTRNTKLDIWAYQKVLCNLFGSVGMKRTATDDPDILEHPANVLMARIGQNVAVSDVALFESMRFQNRYGNAVNLL, via the coding sequence ATGTTCCAACAGGTTATCCACGAAACCCCCAAGGGAACAATATACATAGAAGGTCCCTGCCCGGGCTCATACCTGGCTGATCTGACCATGAACAGCAAGCTAACCAATTTTCGCCCACCGGAAAAACAAAAAAAAGCACTGATCGCCATTACCGGAATGCCCCACGGTATGATTTATATAGCCCGGCATGAAAAGGAAATAGTGGGTTATATCACCTTCCACCGTCCCGACGAAAGTTCACGCTGGATTAAACACCCCCGGGTTTTGGAACTGGGGGGCATTGAAATAAGCTCGGACTGGCGCCGTTGTAAAATTGCCGAAAACATTCTCAAAGCGGGTTTTTCCAACCCGGTAATGGAAGATTATATTGTAATCACTATGGAAATGTGCTGGCACTGGGATACCCGCAATACCAAACTTGATATTTGGGCCTACCAAAAAGTTCTTTGCAACCTGTTTGGCAGCGTAGGTATGAAAAGAACCGCCACCGATGACCCTGATATCCTGGAACACCCCGCCAACGTACTGATGGCGCGTATCGGCCAAAATGTCGCCGTCAGCGACGTGGCTTTATTTGAAAGCATGCGTTTTCAGAACAGGTACGGCAATGCAGTAAACCTGCTTTGA
- a CDS encoding MFS transporter — MVRTSSQKSLHAPEAYSGKRFLPGTAGFKRASLALFIASFLTFANLYLTQPLLPLFVDEFGISPAASSLSISLAIFSLGAALLFWGPVSDAVGRRQVMFWTMALAVVPALVAPFVESFNQLLVMRVAQGLLLAGLPSVAMAYLGEEFDIRALGLAMGLYISGNSIGGMSGRIISGILADAYSWRASFLVMGIVGVVGTVLFYYLLPPSTHFKPRPAGLHTAITSMWSHMKNTTLLKAYGIAFVCMFCFVGIFNYIAFRLSGPPYYLSTAAIGWLFLTYLAGTVSSTLSGRFIDVAGNRLAVVLGVLVALGGVFTLLLPSLWTIVAGLLIFCFGFFAAHAAASAWVNKHAVKAKASATGLYLVCYYTGGSFGSTGLGFLWHDHGWPGVTAGLVIALAVALLLGLSLREKQHR, encoded by the coding sequence ATGGTCCGGACGTCCAGTCAAAAGAGTTTGCATGCGCCGGAGGCTTATTCCGGTAAACGTTTCTTGCCGGGAACAGCGGGTTTTAAAAGGGCTTCGCTGGCGCTATTTATTGCCTCATTTCTTACCTTTGCCAATTTATATCTTACCCAGCCACTGTTGCCGTTGTTTGTTGATGAGTTCGGGATATCCCCCGCCGCGTCCAGCCTGTCAATCTCCCTGGCTATTTTCTCTTTGGGTGCTGCGCTGCTTTTTTGGGGTCCTGTATCCGATGCAGTGGGGCGTCGCCAGGTGATGTTCTGGACCATGGCGCTGGCGGTGGTGCCGGCGCTGGTGGCCCCTTTTGTCGAATCATTTAATCAGTTACTGGTAATGCGTGTGGCCCAGGGGCTGCTGCTGGCCGGCCTGCCTTCGGTGGCCATGGCTTATTTGGGTGAGGAATTTGATATCCGGGCACTGGGATTGGCCATGGGTCTGTATATCAGTGGCAATTCCATTGGTGGCATGAGCGGGCGTATCATCAGTGGTATTTTAGCCGATGCTTATTCCTGGCGTGCTTCTTTTCTGGTTATGGGTATTGTCGGCGTAGTGGGGACGGTACTGTTTTATTATTTACTGCCCCCGTCCACTCATTTTAAGCCCCGTCCTGCGGGACTGCATACTGCGATTACGTCCATGTGGTCGCATATGAAAAATACCACATTACTAAAAGCGTATGGTATTGCCTTTGTTTGTATGTTTTGCTTTGTTGGTATATTTAATTACATAGCTTTTCGTCTGAGCGGTCCCCCTTATTATCTTTCCACCGCCGCCATAGGTTGGTTATTTCTGACTTATCTTGCGGGCACGGTGAGCTCCACGCTGTCAGGTCGTTTTATCGACGTGGCCGGCAACCGGTTGGCCGTGGTGCTGGGGGTGCTGGTGGCTCTGGGCGGAGTGTTTACCTTGCTATTGCCGTCCCTTTGGACAATTGTCGCCGGCCTATTAATATTTTGCTTTGGCTTCTTTGCCGCACACGCCGCCGCCAGCGCCTGGGTGAATAAACACGCGGTTAAAGCCAAAGCCAGTGCAACGGGACTCTACCTGGTGTGTTATTATACAGGCGGCAGTTTCGGCAGTACCGGCCTGGGGTTTTTGTGGCACGACCATGGCTGGCCGGGGGTCACTGCAGGTCTTGTTATTGCACTGGCCGTGGCATTGCTGCTGGGGTTATCCCTGCGGGAGAAACAACACCGGTAA
- a CDS encoding YkgJ family cysteine cluster protein translates to MSNQPSNSRPLAVQGRHTEFAGDTKFRFLCHEKLTCFNRCCRDINIFLSPYDVLRMSRKLGLDTGDFLQRYTTRLQLRGQRFPLVIIKMREDAGLACPFVTERGCSIYDERPWSCRMAPVEIRGENRYGFAFDSDHCHGLLEDREWTVGEWMRNQRNDNYGELERGFDKIPQLINFTGMLALDEHIRETFYMTCYDLDKFRRYVFEGSFLTAFGVDGDTARKIKNDDLALLQFGFRWLARDFDLRKSMEIRDEVLGS, encoded by the coding sequence ATGTCCAACCAACCATCCAACTCCCGGCCTTTGGCGGTGCAGGGACGGCATACCGAATTTGCCGGGGACACCAAGTTTCGATTTTTGTGTCACGAAAAATTGACGTGTTTTAACCGATGCTGCCGGGATATCAATATTTTTCTTTCCCCCTATGATGTGCTGCGCATGAGCAGAAAACTGGGTCTTGACACGGGCGATTTTCTGCAGCGCTATACCACCAGGCTACAGCTCCGGGGGCAGCGGTTTCCTTTGGTGATCATTAAAATGCGGGAGGATGCCGGCCTGGCTTGTCCCTTTGTTACGGAGCGGGGCTGTTCGATTTATGATGAAAGGCCCTGGTCCTGCCGGATGGCCCCGGTGGAAATCCGGGGTGAAAACAGGTACGGGTTTGCCTTTGACAGCGATCACTGCCACGGCTTACTGGAGGACCGGGAGTGGACAGTGGGGGAATGGATGCGGAACCAGCGTAACGATAACTACGGTGAACTGGAGCGGGGATTCGACAAAATCCCCCAATTAATAAATTTTACCGGGATGCTGGCCCTTGACGAGCATATACGGGAAACCTTTTACATGACCTGTTACGACCTGGACAAATTCCGCCGTTATGTATTTGAAGGGAGCTTTCTAACCGCCTTCGGGGTGGACGGGGATACGGCCAGGAAGATTAAAAACGACGATCTGGCACTGCTGCAGTTCGGCTTCCGCTGGCTGGCCCGGGATTTTGACCTGCGCAAATCGATGGAAATTAGGGATGAAGTCTTGGGGAGTTAA
- a CDS encoding MoaD/ThiS family protein, translating to MTVPSGVVEVRGFSFLKEIFDQRGWPFPVQVPLDGNCTAEELARRMELPREKIEGVFINGLAGPLNRTVHPGDRVAFVPPGTPGPYRVILGLVKPPENQQDQNNDK from the coding sequence ATGACGGTACCAAGTGGTGTCGTGGAGGTCAGAGGTTTTTCTTTTCTTAAAGAAATTTTTGATCAGCGTGGCTGGCCCTTTCCCGTGCAAGTGCCCCTTGATGGTAATTGTACTGCCGAAGAGTTGGCTCGGCGCATGGAACTTCCCCGGGAGAAAATAGAGGGAGTTTTTATCAACGGCCTGGCCGGGCCGCTGAATCGTACAGTGCACCCCGGTGATCGGGTGGCCTTTGTACCACCGGGAACCCCCGGTCCATACCGGGTTATTTTGGGTTTGGTCAAACCGCCCGAAAATCAACAAGACCAGAATAATGACAAATAA